The following proteins come from a genomic window of Deltaproteobacteria bacterium:
- a CDS encoding cytochrome c-type biogenesis protein CcmH translates to MRKRASNAFSTILLLFILTGNAHSGITPLQSEIEEALICLCGCGQTVKNCPHENCGFAIPAREKMVNYIEEGKNKREIMELFVKKYGEEVLATPSKKGFNLLGYIMPFLALIVAAGLIMVVIRQWTSKGIKDEETILEKRAEDFGTDIDKKIEKELEEMD, encoded by the coding sequence ATGAGAAAAAGAGCCTCAAATGCTTTTTCAACGATTCTGCTTCTCTTTATTCTCACAGGCAACGCGCATTCGGGTATTACACCGCTCCAGTCGGAAATAGAAGAGGCGCTCATCTGTCTTTGTGGCTGCGGACAGACGGTTAAAAACTGTCCTCATGAAAATTGTGGTTTTGCTATTCCGGCTAGAGAAAAGATGGTTAACTATATAGAGGAAGGAAAAAATAAAAGGGAAATAATGGAACTCTTCGTTAAGAAATATGGAGAAGAGGTTCTTGCTACACCGAGTAAAAAAGGTTTTAACCTTCTTGGTTACATTATGCCTTTTCTTGCCCTCATTGTTGCGGCAGGGCTTATTATGGTTGTTATTAGACAATGGACTTCCAAGGGAATTAAGGATGAAGAGACGATCCTTGAAAAAAGGGCGGAAGATTTTGGAACCGATATTGACAAGAAGATAGAAAAAGAATTGGAAGAGATGGATTAG
- the pbpC gene encoding penicillin-binding protein 1C: protein MKKRMFRKNKGRFFLLLFLLCLIVAFWRCLPDPLFNDPLSVVLKSREGRLLGAKISSDEQWRFPLSRQVPEKFSQALILFEDKRFSSHPGIDPFALARAFYLNLKEGRIVSGGSTLTMQVIRLSRKNRNRTYIEKLKEIILALRLELGYSKNEILALFAGNAPFGGNIVGLETASWRYFGRNAKALTWAESALLAVLPNSPGLIHPGRNRKALKDKRDKLLKKLRHNHFLSALDYKLALNEPLPLKPRPLPRHAPHLLETLLVEAGKGKEADKKVFFESTINLNYQKKMTRVLKDHGEKLSRQGIHNGAALIIDNKTFQVLAYAGNRDMTLEGDFGQEVDVIRRPRSTGSILKPFLFASMLEKGEILPHTLVPDIPTQYGSYMPENYDRKYRGAVPAKEALARSLNVPAVRMLQRFGVGRFYDILKDFGMTTLHRPPHEYGLSLILGGAEGKLWDISSMYANLASLASSSGYSWERHQKIRRPILIKGETPQIGKDSNISPAVAWILMEALLQVSRPGMEGYWLNFKSSQKIAWKTGTSYGLRDGWAVGVTPKYTVGVWTGNADGEGVQGLTGIAAAAPILFYIFNFLEKTDWFQTPDSGLRRVEVCKLSGKLATDLCDIESQLIPESSHFDETCNYHRLIHLDRRGSRQVHSKCEPVQSMLHKPWFILPPGMEWYYRRLNAAYKPLPPFREDCLKEAGMIRQRVMDLLYPAPRTRIYIPVDLDEKQSKTIFEAVHRKEKSIIYWHLDGNYIGETKNFHQIALSPQIGSHSITLVDEQGNRLERRFEVLGVERQGKPNILKYSPKNPLVPLNL, encoded by the coding sequence TTGAAGAAACGGATGTTCAGGAAGAATAAGGGACGGTTTTTTCTCTTACTCTTCCTGCTCTGTCTGATCGTTGCATTCTGGAGATGTCTTCCCGACCCTCTTTTCAATGACCCTCTGTCGGTGGTTCTGAAAAGCAGGGAAGGGAGGCTGCTGGGAGCAAAGATTTCTTCAGATGAGCAGTGGAGGTTTCCCCTTTCCCGGCAGGTGCCTGAAAAATTTTCGCAGGCCCTTATCCTTTTTGAAGACAAGCGTTTTTCCAGTCATCCCGGCATTGATCCCTTTGCGCTGGCGAGAGCATTCTACCTCAACCTGAAAGAGGGAAGAATCGTCAGCGGGGGAAGCACGCTTACCATGCAGGTAATCCGCCTTTCCCGTAAAAACCGGAACCGCACCTACATTGAAAAGTTAAAAGAGATCATTCTTGCGTTGCGCCTTGAACTTGGCTATTCCAAGAATGAAATACTGGCGCTTTTTGCCGGAAATGCCCCCTTCGGTGGAAATATCGTAGGGCTGGAGACTGCTTCCTGGCGTTATTTCGGTCGAAACGCTAAAGCCCTTACATGGGCCGAAAGCGCACTCCTTGCCGTTCTCCCAAACAGTCCCGGCCTTATTCATCCCGGCCGCAATCGTAAAGCGTTGAAAGATAAACGGGACAAACTCTTAAAAAAACTTCGCCATAATCATTTTCTTTCAGCGCTCGACTACAAGCTGGCGCTCAATGAACCGCTCCCGCTAAAGCCCCGACCACTCCCGCGCCATGCCCCTCATTTGCTTGAAACACTGCTTGTGGAAGCGGGGAAAGGCAAAGAGGCTGATAAAAAGGTCTTCTTCGAAAGTACTATCAATTTGAACTACCAGAAAAAGATGACCAGGGTACTAAAGGACCATGGAGAAAAGCTTTCCCGTCAAGGCATCCATAATGGAGCAGCCCTGATTATAGATAATAAAACTTTCCAGGTTCTCGCCTATGCCGGTAACAGGGATATGACCCTGGAAGGTGACTTCGGACAGGAGGTGGACGTCATCAGACGTCCGAGGAGTACGGGCAGTATACTAAAGCCTTTCCTTTTTGCCTCTATGCTGGAAAAGGGGGAAATACTGCCCCATACCCTCGTCCCCGATATTCCGACTCAGTACGGCAGCTATATGCCCGAAAACTATGACAGAAAGTACAGAGGGGCGGTCCCCGCTAAAGAGGCGCTGGCAAGGTCTCTCAATGTTCCGGCCGTAAGAATGCTTCAGCGCTTCGGTGTTGGCCGTTTTTACGATATTCTGAAAGATTTCGGCATGACGACCCTTCACCGTCCCCCTCATGAATATGGCCTCAGCCTCATATTGGGAGGGGCAGAAGGGAAGTTATGGGATATTTCATCAATGTATGCCAACCTTGCTTCACTGGCTTCTTCATCAGGGTATTCATGGGAAAGGCATCAAAAAATCAGACGTCCCATTCTCATAAAGGGAGAAACTCCCCAAATAGGGAAAGATTCGAACATTAGCCCTGCCGTTGCATGGATTCTGATGGAAGCCCTTTTACAAGTGAGCCGGCCCGGAATGGAGGGCTATTGGCTAAATTTTAAAAGCTCTCAAAAAATTGCCTGGAAGACAGGCACGAGCTACGGCCTGCGCGATGGCTGGGCGGTGGGAGTAACGCCCAAATATACGGTGGGGGTCTGGACGGGAAACGCAGATGGTGAGGGAGTACAAGGGCTTACGGGCATTGCCGCCGCCGCTCCAATTCTCTTCTACATTTTCAACTTCCTGGAAAAAACTGACTGGTTCCAGACGCCGGATTCGGGCTTGCGCCGGGTAGAGGTTTGTAAGCTGAGCGGTAAGCTTGCTACTGATCTCTGTGATATTGAAAGCCAGTTGATTCCCGAAAGCAGCCATTTCGATGAGACCTGCAATTACCACCGCCTCATTCACCTGGATCGAAGGGGTTCCCGGCAGGTCCACAGTAAATGCGAACCGGTGCAGAGCATGCTCCACAAGCCCTGGTTCATACTGCCCCCTGGCATGGAGTGGTATTACCGCCGTCTAAATGCCGCTTACAAGCCCCTGCCGCCCTTCAGGGAGGACTGCCTGAAAGAAGCGGGAATGATAAGACAGAGGGTCATGGATCTTCTTTACCCGGCGCCGCGTACCAGAATATACATACCGGTCGACCTTGATGAAAAACAGAGCAAGACCATCTTCGAGGCTGTTCACAGGAAAGAGAAGAGCATAATCTACTGGCATCTGGACGGCAACTACATTGGAGAGACAAAAAACTTCCACCAGATTGCCCTCTCCCCCCAAATCGGCAGTCATTCCATCACGCTGGTGGATGAGCAGGGGAATAGACTGGAGAGGCGTTTTGAGGTGCTGGGGGTGGAGAGACAGGGTAAACCCAATATTTTGAAATACTCCCCCAAAAACCCCCTCGTCCCTTTAAATTTATAA
- a CDS encoding MG2 domain-containing protein, whose amino-acid sequence MCVKKFIRRLSLLLIFLLLCSCGKSEEHSKKPDNRWEDYIIAHTAGTISRTSEISVHFSENVLTPGSSGAEVDNIFKFKPKIEGKVRWEGGNSLVFTPHSVLPSGEKYRASISPGKLIQLPEALHEFSFDFEVMAQSFEINMGGLTSPRESDATIQTLSGTLQTADAEENRAVEKILSAHQANKAMQITWTHSSDRRDHRFVVENIIRSNEESKLTLNWDGKPIDVSRKGEREIRVPKLREFIVTSVRSIDDDQQYIMINFSDPIDTKQNMKGLIRMPDEKYRHKIQGNSIRIYPSKRLTGAVSFTVEPGIRSRTGQSIKASTRHTVNFSNAKPGARFAGKGIILPENERLTIPIEAVSLNSVQVTAFKVPGNNIGRFFQVNKLGEKKELNRVGRYIWRKTINLNSSADDIGTWTRYNLDVTELFDRHPDSLFRLSLSFNRSNSAYSCSEDEDTVPPVKEAPYRNYDDLHRVERSNWEYAENYYNNQRRDEWSHRKDPCHDAYYKKRYNAGVESSRNFLASNIGLIAKRGEDGKLHMVTTDIRTAEPLPAVNLKVFNFQNDIIAEAESDSEGFAQIESSKTPFYMVAQLGKQKGYMKLNNGSVLPVSHFDVGGEKVNRGIKGYIYGERGVWRPGDSIYLTFVLEDKQKNLPEKHPVTLEFYNPKGQLRKTLTQNKPVGKFYAFHLETEEDAPTGNWKARAKVGGLIFDKTIKIEMVIPNRLKVNLDFGKEILNKSEVLNGRITSQWLHGAKASKLKTDVAVNFSERSVRFDRYADYVFRDPARSFSSERQVLYEGTLDEEGTVAFQKDLELTGHAPGMLSAHFTTRVFEESGAFSADRVTFPLHLYPNYVGIKTPKGDEARGMLLTDVKHEVEVATLDNSGNPLSLERVEVNLYKINWKWWWDKSGDSLANYASSSYNRFIAKDVISTKDGLGKWEFEIKYPQWGRYLIRACDLDGNHCTGKIFYIDWPGWAGRAREEKGVGASMLSFAADKKKYTVGETAVINLPAATQGMALLSLEKGAGIIEKRWINVKEGENRVEVPLTAEMSPNVYVHVSLIQPHKDKKNDRPIRLYGVISLEVDDPATAIEPLLEAPHTLEPEAGASLSVKEQKGRPMTYTLAIVDEGLLGLTRYRTPELRKAFYKKESLSIKSWDLFDEVVGAYGAELERLLALGGDEQEEPKERAKKKRFPPVVKFLGPFRLEAGEEKHHHVKLPPYIGAVRVMVVAGDNGAYGSTEKTIPVKKPLMVMATLPRVLGPDEELDIPVAVFSMEPSITEVKLTFEADSYFEVKDRKEKIVRFTKPGDEIAFFRVKVRPEPGMATLKFRAESGSYRSKQEIHIPVRSANPKTTRFKRVVLEPGKSWDVNIIPHGMKNTNKTTLEISAVPPLNLERRLGYLIRYPHGCIEQTTSSVFPQLYLPALVSLKEEQKNAVQGNIDLGIERLSTFQRGDGGFGYWPGNGKASMWGTNYAGHFLVEASKLGYHIPSDMMSQWISFQKSAAHSWTAGHSKSELDQAYRLFTLSLANNAQIGAMNRLRESNSLNSPARWMLAAAYNLAGQSDAAEELIRGDKMEVDDYIEYGNTFGSGLRDRAMILQNLVLMDKKSDALPLVKEISHALSSEKWYGTQTTAYSLLALAKFVGTDKTATSFDYLITIGKGKEKRVASTTPIYKEELRDFPLKGSTIRLKNPAKTTLYAAIISTGIPKSGHELPSSKGLNMEVNYMDMERQGINISEIKQGVDFMADIEISNRGNADYENLALTQIVPSGWEIHNPRMDAGDMGKKSEIDYQDIRDDRVYTYFNLKRNRSKTFRVLINASYKGKFYLPGISVEAMYDAAKHARVTGQWIEIVDSFEELLSHGNREEPGVIEETDVQEE is encoded by the coding sequence ATGTGTGTTAAAAAATTCATTCGTCGTTTATCTCTATTACTTATTTTCCTCCTTTTATGTTCCTGCGGCAAATCTGAAGAGCATTCAAAAAAGCCCGATAATCGCTGGGAAGATTACATCATTGCTCACACTGCAGGTACAATATCCAGAACTTCTGAAATTTCCGTTCATTTCTCCGAGAATGTTTTAACGCCCGGCAGTTCAGGTGCGGAAGTTGATAATATTTTCAAATTCAAGCCGAAAATAGAAGGCAAAGTCCGCTGGGAGGGCGGCAACAGTCTCGTTTTCACTCCTCATTCTGTTTTACCTTCAGGAGAAAAATACCGGGCATCTATCTCGCCCGGAAAATTGATTCAATTGCCTGAAGCTCTCCATGAGTTTTCCTTTGACTTCGAGGTCATGGCACAGTCCTTTGAAATTAATATGGGCGGCCTCACTTCGCCCCGCGAATCAGATGCCACTATCCAGACCCTGTCGGGGACGCTGCAGACGGCGGATGCTGAAGAAAATCGGGCAGTCGAAAAGATTCTGAGTGCCCATCAGGCAAATAAAGCCATGCAGATTACATGGACTCATAGCAGTGACCGCCGTGATCACCGGTTTGTTGTAGAGAATATAATCCGCTCCAATGAAGAGTCGAAGCTTACCCTCAATTGGGATGGCAAACCAATCGATGTATCCAGGAAGGGAGAACGTGAAATTCGTGTTCCCAAACTGAGAGAATTTATTGTTACCTCCGTGCGTTCTATCGATGACGACCAGCAGTATATAATGATCAATTTTTCCGATCCCATCGACACAAAACAGAACATGAAGGGACTGATCCGCATGCCTGACGAGAAATACAGGCACAAGATCCAGGGAAATTCGATTCGCATATATCCGTCGAAGAGGCTAACGGGCGCTGTCAGCTTTACCGTAGAGCCTGGAATCAGAAGCAGGACGGGGCAAAGCATCAAGGCCTCGACGAGACATACGGTCAACTTTTCTAACGCAAAGCCGGGAGCCCGCTTTGCAGGAAAGGGAATTATTCTCCCTGAAAATGAGAGACTGACTATACCCATTGAAGCGGTTAGCCTGAACTCTGTCCAGGTTACGGCCTTTAAGGTTCCGGGCAATAACATAGGCCGGTTCTTCCAGGTCAATAAGCTGGGTGAAAAGAAGGAACTCAACAGGGTGGGACGTTACATCTGGAGGAAGACCATCAACCTCAATTCCTCAGCCGATGATATAGGGACGTGGACCCGGTATAATCTTGACGTAACGGAACTCTTTGACAGGCATCCCGATTCCCTTTTCAGATTGAGCTTGTCTTTTAACAGGAGTAATTCCGCCTATTCCTGTTCTGAAGATGAAGACACCGTCCCCCCTGTCAAGGAAGCGCCTTACAGGAACTACGATGACCTTCACAGGGTCGAGAGAAGCAACTGGGAGTATGCCGAGAATTACTACAATAACCAGAGAAGGGATGAATGGTCTCATAGAAAAGATCCCTGTCATGATGCTTATTACAAAAAGAGGTACAATGCCGGCGTGGAAAGCTCTCGCAACTTTCTCGCATCCAACATCGGCCTTATAGCCAAGAGGGGTGAAGACGGTAAGCTCCATATGGTAACAACCGATATCCGTACGGCTGAGCCGCTTCCTGCTGTAAATCTCAAGGTTTTTAACTTCCAGAACGATATTATCGCCGAGGCCGAAAGTGACAGTGAAGGTTTCGCTCAGATAGAATCGAGCAAAACGCCTTTTTATATGGTGGCCCAATTGGGCAAGCAAAAAGGTTACATGAAGCTTAATAACGGTTCCGTCCTTCCTGTCAGCCATTTTGATGTGGGTGGTGAAAAGGTAAACCGGGGCATCAAAGGCTATATCTACGGTGAGAGAGGCGTCTGGAGGCCCGGTGATTCCATCTACCTGACCTTTGTGCTTGAAGACAAGCAAAAAAATCTGCCTGAAAAACATCCCGTAACGCTGGAGTTTTATAATCCCAAGGGTCAGCTTAGAAAAACGCTGACACAAAATAAACCGGTTGGAAAGTTTTATGCTTTCCACCTTGAAACGGAGGAAGATGCGCCTACGGGAAACTGGAAGGCCAGGGCAAAGGTGGGGGGGCTGATTTTCGATAAAACAATTAAAATAGAGATGGTTATTCCCAACCGGCTCAAGGTTAATCTCGATTTCGGCAAGGAGATTTTGAATAAATCGGAAGTGCTGAACGGCAGGATTACTTCACAGTGGCTTCATGGCGCTAAGGCGTCAAAGCTGAAGACCGATGTGGCGGTAAACTTTTCCGAAAGGTCCGTCAGGTTCGACCGTTATGCCGATTATGTCTTCCGCGATCCCGCGCGTTCATTTTCGAGTGAGCGGCAGGTACTTTATGAGGGAACCCTCGATGAGGAAGGTACGGTGGCCTTCCAAAAGGACCTGGAGCTTACCGGTCATGCTCCCGGTATGCTGTCGGCCCACTTCACAACCCGGGTATTTGAAGAGAGCGGCGCCTTTAGCGCTGACCGCGTCACCTTCCCCCTTCATCTCTATCCGAACTATGTTGGTATAAAAACGCCTAAGGGAGACGAAGCGAGGGGGATGCTTCTTACGGATGTCAAACATGAGGTTGAGGTTGCCACGCTGGATAATTCGGGCAACCCCCTATCGCTGGAAAGAGTGGAAGTAAACCTTTACAAGATCAACTGGAAATGGTGGTGGGACAAATCGGGAGATTCTCTGGCCAACTATGCAAGTTCTTCATATAACCGATTTATAGCGAAGGACGTTATTTCCACAAAGGATGGTTTGGGCAAGTGGGAGTTCGAGATCAAATACCCGCAATGGGGACGCTATCTTATAAGAGCCTGCGATCTGGATGGAAATCACTGTACGGGCAAAATTTTCTATATTGATTGGCCGGGCTGGGCCGGGCGGGCCCGGGAAGAAAAAGGCGTCGGCGCAAGTATGCTGAGTTTTGCGGCGGACAAGAAAAAATACACTGTCGGTGAGACGGCTGTAATTAACCTTCCGGCGGCTACGCAGGGAATGGCGCTTCTCAGTCTGGAGAAAGGCGCCGGTATTATCGAAAAAAGATGGATCAATGTTAAAGAGGGTGAAAACAGGGTCGAAGTTCCACTGACGGCGGAAATGAGTCCCAACGTCTATGTTCATGTCAGTCTTATTCAGCCGCACAAGGATAAGAAGAATGACAGGCCTATCAGGCTTTACGGTGTTATATCACTGGAAGTCGATGATCCTGCGACGGCCATCGAACCTCTCCTTGAGGCGCCCCATACTCTCGAACCGGAAGCCGGCGCTTCTCTCAGTGTTAAGGAGCAGAAGGGGAGGCCAATGACCTATACCCTGGCTATCGTTGATGAAGGGCTGCTGGGACTGACACGCTACCGGACGCCTGAACTTAGAAAGGCCTTTTACAAGAAGGAGTCTCTCTCCATTAAAAGCTGGGACCTTTTTGATGAAGTGGTAGGGGCCTATGGCGCCGAGCTGGAGCGCCTCCTTGCATTGGGTGGTGATGAACAGGAAGAACCTAAAGAAAGGGCCAAAAAGAAACGCTTCCCGCCGGTTGTAAAGTTTTTAGGCCCCTTCCGGCTTGAGGCGGGAGAGGAAAAACATCATCACGTCAAACTCCCGCCGTATATAGGCGCCGTGCGTGTCATGGTTGTTGCAGGGGACAACGGCGCATACGGCTCTACTGAAAAAACAATACCTGTCAAAAAACCTCTCATGGTAATGGCTACGCTTCCGAGGGTGCTCGGCCCCGATGAGGAACTGGACATTCCCGTGGCTGTCTTTTCTATGGAACCTTCCATTACTGAAGTTAAGCTCACCTTTGAGGCCGACAGTTATTTTGAGGTAAAAGACAGAAAGGAAAAGATTGTCAGGTTTACTAAACCGGGGGATGAAATCGCTTTCTTCCGGGTAAAGGTGAGGCCCGAACCTGGAATGGCTACACTCAAATTCAGGGCCGAAAGCGGTTCATACCGTTCGAAACAGGAAATACATATCCCCGTGCGAAGCGCAAACCCGAAAACAACACGTTTTAAACGGGTCGTCCTGGAACCGGGAAAAAGCTGGGACGTGAATATTATCCCCCATGGGATGAAAAATACAAACAAAACCACCCTGGAAATATCGGCGGTTCCTCCTCTCAACCTCGAAAGAAGGCTTGGCTACCTCATTCGATACCCTCACGGTTGCATAGAGCAGACGACTTCCTCCGTGTTCCCGCAGCTTTACCTTCCGGCGCTGGTCTCTCTTAAAGAGGAACAGAAAAATGCGGTGCAAGGCAACATTGATCTGGGAATCGAGAGGCTCAGCACTTTCCAAAGGGGCGACGGCGGTTTCGGCTACTGGCCGGGCAATGGTAAGGCAAGCATGTGGGGAACCAACTATGCAGGTCACTTCCTCGTTGAGGCTTCAAAACTGGGATACCATATTCCTTCCGACATGATGTCGCAGTGGATAAGCTTTCAGAAATCTGCAGCCCACTCATGGACGGCAGGCCACTCCAAATCAGAACTGGATCAGGCATACAGGCTTTTCACCCTGTCGTTGGCAAACAATGCCCAAATAGGTGCAATGAACCGCTTAAGAGAATCAAACAGCCTCAATTCACCTGCCAGGTGGATGCTGGCGGCCGCCTATAATCTGGCCGGTCAGAGCGATGCCGCAGAAGAGTTGATCAGAGGCGACAAGATGGAGGTTGACGATTATATCGAGTACGGAAACACTTTTGGTTCCGGCTTGAGAGACAGGGCGATGATTCTGCAAAACCTGGTGCTAATGGACAAAAAGAGTGATGCCCTCCCTCTTGTAAAGGAAATTTCCCATGCCCTCTCTTCTGAAAAATGGTATGGAACACAGACTACGGCATATTCGCTGCTGGCGCTGGCAAAATTTGTCGGTACAGATAAAACGGCAACGAGCTTCGACTATCTTATAACAATTGGAAAGGGCAAGGAAAAGAGGGTTGCCTCCACCACACCAATCTATAAAGAGGAATTAAGGGACTTTCCTCTGAAAGGGAGCACTATCCGCTTGAAGAATCCTGCCAAAACGACACTCTATGCCGCTATCATCTCGACAGGTATCCCGAAAAGTGGTCATGAACTGCCTTCCTCTAAAGGATTGAATATGGAGGTTAACTATATGGATATGGAACGCCAGGGCATCAATATCTCTGAAATAAAACAGGGAGTAGATTTCATGGCAGACATAGAGATAAGCAACAGGGGAAATGCCGATTACGAGAACCTGGCTCTTACACAGATCGTACCTTCAGGATGGGAGATTCATAATCCGAGAATGGATGCGGGAGACATGGGCAAAAAAAGTGAAATCGATTATCAGGATATCAGGGATGACAGGGTTTATACCTACTTCAATCTGAAGCGCAACAGGAGCAAGACCTTCAGGGTTCTCATAAATGCATCCTACAAGGGCAAATTCTACCTGCCGGGGATTTCCGTGGAAGCCATGTATGACGCCGCAAAACATGCCCGTGTTACAGGCCAATGGATTGAGATAGTTGATTCCTTTGAAGAACTGTTATCACATGGAAATCGGGAAGAGCCCGGCGTTATTGAAGAAACGGATGTTCAGGAAGAATAA
- a CDS encoding heme exporter protein CcmB yields the protein MSAYVKSILHIALKDLKVEVRSKEKLYSMMVFSILVMVIFNFAFDPGADYISEVAPGILWVALVFSATLGLNKTFSSEKDQDCLQGLMLAPLDRSGIYFGKTLSNFIFSLIISVMTLPFFAIFFNLNFIDSLPQLLLVIVMAIFGFISVGTLFAAISVGVKRGEMILPLLLFPIEVPVIIAAVKATGMILDGRMMVDYSMWLKILGLFDVIFLMVSFVAFDYLLEE from the coding sequence ATGAGTGCCTATGTTAAAAGCATCCTCCACATTGCGCTCAAGGATCTGAAAGTGGAGGTGAGATCGAAAGAGAAACTTTATTCCATGATGGTTTTTTCCATTCTTGTCATGGTCATCTTTAATTTTGCCTTTGATCCGGGAGCAGACTATATTAGCGAAGTGGCTCCCGGTATTTTATGGGTGGCTCTGGTTTTTTCGGCTACACTGGGTCTTAACAAGACCTTTTCTTCTGAAAAAGACCAGGACTGTCTCCAGGGGCTTATGCTGGCTCCCCTTGACAGGAGTGGAATCTATTTCGGGAAGACGCTCAGTAATTTTATATTTTCGCTTATCATTTCGGTGATGACACTTCCTTTTTTTGCTATCTTTTTTAATCTTAATTTTATAGATAGCCTTCCGCAGCTTTTGCTGGTCATTGTTATGGCTATTTTTGGATTTATATCCGTAGGGACGCTTTTTGCTGCCATTTCAGTCGGTGTAAAAAGGGGGGAAATGATTCTGCCGCTCCTGCTTTTTCCCATTGAGGTGCCTGTAATCATTGCTGCCGTCAAAGCGACAGGAATGATACTTGACGGACGGATGATGGTAGACTATAGTATGTGGCTCAAGATCCTCGGTCTTTTTGATGTTATTTTTTTAATGGTTTCTTTTGTTGCATTTGATTATTTATTAGAAGAATAG
- a CDS encoding CcmD family protein, whose protein sequence is MESLKYMFAGYTVLWLIIFAFVFSIGKRQGDLKKEIDELRKIAEEK, encoded by the coding sequence ATGGAAAGCCTGAAATATATGTTCGCCGGTTATACGGTTCTCTGGTTAATCATTTTTGCTTTTGTTTTTTCAATTGGAAAGAGGCAGGGTGATCTTAAAAAGGAGATCGATGAGCTTAGAAAGATAGCGGAAGAGAAGTAA
- the ccmA gene encoding heme ABC exporter ATP-binding protein CcmA, with amino-acid sequence MIEVSGLRKSYGSVDALRGVDLKVNKGEFLTLFGPNGAGKTTLLKILSTIIRPTSGKVLIDGLEINEAHQDIRRKIGVISHKTFLYGDLTALENLLFYARIYDLPNPEERSSELIKEVGLGGREHHLVRTFSRGMEQRLSIARAIIHEPNIIYLDEPYSGLDQHAALMLRNLLKKLHTETRTIIMTTHNILHGLEISDRIVIQLAGRIVYENLTKNHSVESFEKVYFEKVGTVE; translated from the coding sequence ATGATAGAAGTCTCCGGTCTGAGAAAATCATACGGCTCTGTCGATGCGCTTAGAGGTGTCGATCTTAAGGTTAATAAAGGAGAGTTTCTTACACTCTTCGGGCCTAATGGGGCAGGCAAAACCACCCTTCTTAAAATTCTTTCTACAATCATTAGGCCTACTTCAGGTAAAGTACTTATCGACGGACTCGAAATTAATGAGGCCCATCAGGATATACGCAGGAAAATCGGGGTAATATCTCATAAGACATTTCTCTATGGTGACCTGACTGCGCTGGAAAATCTTCTCTTTTATGCAAGAATTTACGATCTGCCAAACCCTGAAGAAAGAAGCAGTGAGTTAATTAAGGAAGTCGGTTTGGGAGGGCGTGAGCATCACCTTGTAAGAACCTTTTCGCGGGGTATGGAACAGCGTCTGTCCATTGCCAGGGCCATCATCCATGAACCTAATATTATTTATCTCGATGAGCCTTATTCAGGGCTTGATCAGCATGCGGCGCTTATGTTGAGAAATCTTCTCAAAAAACTTCATACCGAGACAAGAACCATCATCATGACGACTCATAATATCCTTCATGGCCTCGAAATCAGCGACAGAATTGTTATTCAACTGGCAGGCAGGATCGTTTACGAAAATCTCACGAAAAATCACAGTGTCGAGAGTTTTGAAAAAGTCTATTTCGAAAAAGTGGGGACTGTAGAATGA
- a CDS encoding cytochrome c biogenesis protein, translating to MRKLITNIMGAASMVLFVLAFYMAFLFAPTELTMGHVQRIFYFHVSFAWVSFIAFFVTFAASIVYLKTRKRFWDIVAASSVELGIAFCCIILTTGPIWARPVWGAYWTWDPRLVTTLILLFIYSAYLMLRGAIDEETKRAKFSAVLGIIGFLDVPIVYRSVDWWSRTIHPNVIKKGNIALHPDMLMSLRVALLAVTLFYFFILFRRIRLEELRDEVKELRKKILKEY from the coding sequence TTGAGAAAGTTAATTACAAATATTATGGGGGCTGCATCGATGGTCCTCTTTGTCCTTGCATTTTACATGGCTTTTCTTTTTGCTCCCACAGAGTTGACCATGGGGCATGTGCAAAGGATTTTCTACTTTCACGTTTCCTTCGCATGGGTATCTTTCATCGCCTTTTTTGTCACCTTTGCGGCAAGCATTGTCTACCTTAAAACAAGAAAACGATTCTGGGACATTGTGGCTGCTTCTTCTGTTGAACTGGGAATTGCATTTTGCTGCATTATTCTTACTACGGGTCCAATATGGGCAAGACCCGTCTGGGGCGCCTACTGGACATGGGATCCAAGGCTTGTTACGACGCTGATCCTGCTTTTTATCTATTCGGCCTACCTCATGTTGCGAGGCGCTATCGATGAAGAGACAAAACGAGCTAAATTCTCGGCTGTTTTAGGTATTATCGGCTTTCTTGATGTGCCGATTGTTTACCGTTCCGTCGACTGGTGGAGCAGAACCATACACCCTAATGTCATCAAAAAAGGAAATATAGCCCTGCACCCTGATATGCTTATGTCTCTCAGGGTAGCCTTGCTGGCGGTAACGCTTTTCTATTTCTTTATTCTTTTTAGAAGAATAAGACTGGAAGAGTTAAGGGATGAAGTAAAAGAACTCAGGAAAAAGATTTTAAAGGAGTATTGA